Below is a genomic region from Henckelia pumila isolate YLH828 chromosome 3, ASM3356847v2, whole genome shotgun sequence.
TCATGATGTCCGCAGGGTACTATCCTGCGGGCAAAATGTAATCTCATGATTGGTCAAATTTAGTGGGTCCCACGTGGGCCCACTAATTTTGGCCAATCATGATCTGTCACGCCACCCCAGGGCACTACCCTGGGGGTAGCATCGACATTACCCGACGAGCTTACGAACCACTTAGTGatcattcaaataaaataatgtaCGTTTTAAATcaactaaaaaaatttattaagtatGTTTGACTTCGGCTCGAATTCGATCATTTTaaatacaaatcaaatattctaAACGAACTCGAAAAGCTCATAAGACGATTCGATTAGTTGACACCCAAATACAagtgatgtagccaaaaatcacttgtacGTAATacgttgcttccgcaaagtccggAGTATCAGCAACTCCTTGTATGTTCCCTGTGGAGATCCTCAGTAGGTTGTTTCTACGTAACAAAATaaagtcagaggagccgggagAGTTTTCggcgaaggcactccgacgctcaagtcagtgattactcaagaaataataatcgagagtagagcgttatagtgctaaagaaagtgtgtcccttaataatgaggtgacttcAGCTATTTATAGATGATCGGAGAGTTTCACGGACTTGAACCTCTTATGGTTTttttgtagaattcagggtctgcttgaattaaatatatgtaatatttaaaTATGCTTGagcctcaaaaatatttggagttaaccttcatgattgggctcaggcccagttgaatttttaggtgtaatCCATCAACAAGCCACTTCAtgatcaagaaattttttttttttttagaataatggtcaagaattaaacaaaaaaatgtACTTCTCTATTGAGAATATAATTATAGGGATACAAGTTTGAAATACAatcatttaataaataaaataaaattttatttggtGTACCAAGTGGCAAAGTTTTGGAATTTTCTGGTAAaagcaattttttaaaaataattaaaaaaattcaaatataattaaaaaataaaacgtTACAATCAAATGACCCCTTCTTTCCCTCCCCTAATAGCGTCGTGTCAGTGTTCACACACTCTTGTATTCCGTGTCTGCTCTGCTGTAACCTATGCAACTGTTCTGTAGGTAATATTCCGGCGATCCTCATCAGATTCCGGCGGATATTTTCCACTCTCCGCCGACCCATTTGGGTTTTTTCCGACCTCAGGTGTACTGCAAGCCGTGCCTTGTTTTCTAGGGGGAAATGGAGTTTATCCTGTGCGTAAAAGTTCAATCCTTTCTTTGATTTTTGTGAATCCGTTGAAGTTGGTATGTGAATCTGGTTTTGTTCTATCGAGAAAATGGGGTCTTGTCTTAGTGTCGAAGAAGAAGAACGGCAGCCAATGGAAAACAAATCTTCCCATCGCAAGCCAGGTTTTGATTTTTCACTCCTTGCGATGTTTATATCCATCGTGCTTCAACTGGTAAATATGGGATATTCATGAATCACAATTCCTATATCGAGAAATGGACTCAATATAATTCCAAGTGTTTATGTACCCCAACTTGACTGGTTAGTGGCACTGGTCTTACTTAGATATCATCCATTGAAAAGTTTTTTGTCCCTTAAATCAAAGTTTTAGTTCTGTAATAGGATCTACACTCCAGTTGCATTTACAGACCGTACAAAGGGTAACTATGTGAAATAAAAATCATAGAGTTCATCCATTTTTCTAAGTTTTAGGATTCCATTAACTACTATTGGGTGTAACTTTATACTCATGCAACAAAGTTAACGTGCATGAATCATGATTATTTTGGAATGCTCTGAATCATGGCCTCCGTGCAGATATATAGAAAAGAGTAGTATCCATGGTCAGTGCTAACTTCTTTTGttaaatcttaaaattttgCAGTTATGTGTGCAGAGCCCTCATCTCCAATGAAAATGGGCTTTGTGAGTTCAAACCCTGTTATAGTGATATCCAAAAATGTGGGGGATCTACGTGCAAGTCCTGGTCATGGTGATCTCTGCATATTCACTTATGAGGAGATGAAGCTGGCCACTAAGCACTTCCGACCAGATCAGGTTCTCGGTGATGGAGGGTTCGGTGTTGTCTACAAAGGAGTTATTGATGAGAACGTCAGACCTGGTTACAAGACAACTCGAGTAGCCATCAAAGAGCTTAATCCCGAAGGTCTACAAGGAGACCGAGAGTGGCTGGTAATTTTCTTGATTCATCAGGCTTTTAAATTCTTGGTACtgagtttttgtttttgttttaaattctgGGAATGGAGCTATAGTATAAAAAAGTGATAAAATGTAGAGAGTCAAGTAACATGATTTCTGAATATATCAGTAGAGTGTATAAATCCACTGTGCCAAGAATTTCATTTGTCAGATGGAGAAGATATTTACTAAATATGGCCCGGGTTATTACATAATATTCTGAATAATATGTAAATATGGTCCTTTTGTGTTAAGATTATAAGAGTGGAACCAAACTTTGTTCATTCTACTTACAGGATGGCGAGAGTTTCTTAACTTCTTACCATATAACTTCTGCCCCTCAAAATTTCCATctaatatttgttttttttgcaTACTTTATTCAAATGCTTCCTTCACATTTTTCTTGTTATCACTTCGTTCAATCCAATGTGTCTATTCAGCTAATATTTCCTATGTTCCCTTTTCCACTCTCTTGATTTTTGTTACTAAACCACTTGTCTCGAAATTTTGAATTCATGAGAGCTGGCGCACAAATATTTTGAATTCTAACTCATCCCTTCACGTGTAAGCTAGAGATTGGGGAACATATCTCCAGAATTAAAATCTCAAGGCGTCCATCCACACTTTCTGTAGGCAGAGTATTGGTTCTAACTTCCGACGATCTGTCCAGGTGTCTGTTGGTATGTTATCAGACAACAAAAACCCCTGAAATAAACAGCAAGACCAACTCACTGAAATATTAAGGCGATCCTTGTGGGTCTTGAGTTTATGACTAGGGCatttgatagcatgttagtAACTGCTTGGCTCTAATGCAAAGGTCATATATGCAGAAAATGTTGTCAATCAACTTTACCAATATGGTTTTCACTTGCAGGCGGAGGTAAATTACTTGGGGCAGCTTCGACACCCTCATCTGGTGAAACTGATCGGCTACTGCTGCGAGGGTGACCATAGATTGCTGGTTTATGAATATATGGTTTCTGGGAGCTTGGAGAAACACCTTTTTTTTAGTGAGTACAATTGGATTTCTCCATGCACTATGGGTAGATGATGGTTAAGTGGTTTTCATGTGAATGTAAATCAGCATCCCTTATTCACTTAATCTGATATTAGTTTAGTAATCACTCAAACACTGATTACTGATTTGAGAACCGATCAATAGCTAAGTGAGAGGAACTTCATCTATTCAAGATTTTGAGTTTCTGTTTGTTCAAGATGACACCAACACTCACTAGTAGTATTTATCCCATAAGAGGCAAATATGATCAAGAGAAAGAGTGGAGCTCTTTTTCTATTATTTCTTTCTGTCAATCTAATAGATCGTTGTATCGAGTGGTTGGATCATAATCTCTTACCATAAAAATGGCTGCATATGCTGCCTAACATTGATTAGTGACACTTGATGATGCTGAAAATGAATTATATTTGTTGCTACCAATGAAGATGAGACATTTTCGACATGCCCTCCATAGctgtattcttttttttttgcttgTAGGAGTACGTGCCGCTTTAACTTGGCAGAAAAGATTGAAGATTGCTTTGGATACAGCCAAAGGGCTTGCTTTTCTTCATGGTGTGGACAAACCAATCATATACCGCGATTTTAAGACGTCAAATATTTTGTTAGATTCGGTAAGTCAAGCCTCGTCTTCTTCAGAGATTCAACAAGCAAATTTAGTGATTTTGTAGCACAATAAAAAAGAGATGTCCCATTGAAAGAAAAGGAAAGCATGAGAATTCTGTTTTTGGCTAATTTCATTTTAAGGTGCACCCATATACCGTGCAGAGTTAACTTTGTGCAGATTTCCTGCAGGATTTTAATGCAAAACTTTCTGATTTCGGACTGGCTAGAGTTGGTCCAACAGGAGATCAAACTCATGTATCAACTCGAGTCATGGGTACTTATGGTTATGCTGCGCCCGAGTATATAATGACCGGTGAGTTCTTCTTCATTAACAAAACCACTTTGTATCTCTATGCAAATTATGttggaaaaaaatgaaataggATCAAGAATTGATGGTTGAAAAAGATAAGTTTTTCTGAATTTCCAATGTGAAATTGTTACCTTATCTTCATTGTGAAATGCTTGATTTCTTCAGTATGCACATTCtttataaaatcaatttaaatttccACCAGTCTTCAACAGTCCTTTATTTTGTTAGCATTTTTCGACCTTAAATAA
It encodes:
- the LOC140891054 gene encoding probable serine/threonine-protein kinase PBL17; the encoded protein is MGSCLSVEEEERQPMENKSSHRKPVMCAEPSSPMKMGFVSSNPVIVISKNVGDLRASPGHGDLCIFTYEEMKLATKHFRPDQVLGDGGFGVVYKGVIDENVRPGYKTTRVAIKELNPEGLQGDREWLAEVNYLGQLRHPHLVKLIGYCCEGDHRLLVYEYMVSGSLEKHLFFRVRAALTWQKRLKIALDTAKGLAFLHGVDKPIIYRDFKTSNILLDSDFNAKLSDFGLARVGPTGDQTHVSTRVMGTYGYAAPEYIMTGHLTARSDVYGFGVVLLEMLIGRQAMDKSRPSQEHNLVEWVRPILNHNKKLLRIVDPRMEGQYSPKILMKVANVVYQCISQNPKGRPAISQVVEILEPLVMQEGIREETLLQSGSGSVTHDEIPKSLPETPNGKKKDTLDMK